The DNA region GCCTGGCGAGCCCGGGCTCACCTACAGCGGCATCGCCGTGCTCCATCCCGCGCTTTTCGACGGTTGCAGCGCCGGCGCCTTCAAGCTGGCGCCGTTGCTGCGCCGTGCAATGGGGGATGGGCGTGTCAGCGGCGAGCATTTCGCCGGACGCTGGGTGGATGTCGGCACCCACGAGCGCCTGGCGGAAGTCGAGCGCCTGATCGAGGCGGGGCGCTGAGATGTTCTGGCCCGTCACGCTGCTCGGCGTCATCGCCGGCCTGTTCATCGCCAGCATTCCCGGCGCGCTGCTCGGCGGCCTGCTCGGCCAGGTGGTGGATCGGCGGCTGAAGCTGGATTCCTGGGCCAGCCTGCGCGATCGGCTACGGCGCAGTGCTGCCGTCGCACAGGAGGACCTGCTGTTCCTCATGCTGGGCCGCCTGGCCAAGAGCGAGGGCCGGGTGCTGGAGCTGCATATCCAGCAGGCGCGTGCCGAGATGCGTCGCCTGGGGCTGGACGACGCCGGGCAGCGTCGTGCCATCGCCGCGTTCACCCGCGGCAAGGCCGAGCAGGTGGAACTGCGTGGGCCCCTGCGAGGCTTGCGCTACCAGCGTGCGCAAGGCGAGGCGCTGTTGCGCAGTTGCTGGCAGATGGCGGCGGCGGATGGCCGGGTGGGGCAGCGCGAGCGCGAACTGATCCTGCTCTGGGGCAAGTGGCTGGATTGGCCGGCGGACCAGGTGGAAGCGCTGTGCGCCGGCTTCGATGTGCCCAGCGGCGCGCCGGTGCGGCGTGGCAGTGCCTACCAGGATGCGTTGTCGCTTCTGGGCGTGAACGCCAACAGCGAGCCGGCGGCGATCAAGCGCGCCTACCGCCGCCTCATCAGCCAGAACCATCCGGACAAGCTGGCCGGTGCGGGGGCCAGCCCGCAGCGGGTGCGCGAGGCCACCGAGAAGACCCGCGAGCTGCACCACGCCTACAGCCTGATCCGCGAGCGTCACGGTTTCCGCTGAGTCAGATACCGGGCGACTGCGGGATGATGGGCGCCGGTGCGGCCGCCGGCGCCCGCTTGCCCGGAGCCTGCAGATGGGCGTCCAGCCAGCCGCGCACCCGCCGGAACAACTGCTCCTGGTCCGCGTCGCGATTGGGCAGGGACTTCAGGCCCACCTGCACATAGGCCGGGTGCTTGTCGCGCTTGCTCGCCTGCAGGCGCTTGAGGGCGGCGGCGCTGTCCAGCGGCTTGTCCTGGTAGAAGAAATCGCCGATCGCCTGCTTGAGCTTGGGCGCCGACTCTTCCAGTGGCGGGCCGTAGCCGGGGGGGACTTCGGCCTCCACCAGCACCAGATTGTCGATGCCGCTGGAAGACGAATCGCTCAGCGCCTGCACCGCCCAGTAAGCGCCACTGCCGTGGCCCAGCAGGACGATGGTCTTCGGGCTCTGCTGGTTGACGAACACGATGGCCGCCTGGATGCGTGCCGCGATCCGCGTGGCCTGTGCCTTGCGTTCCTCCTCGGCGCTGAGAACGGGTCGACCCGGGTCGGTGGAGGGCTCGGCGCTGCCGGCCTGCTCGGGCGTGGGGGGTGGCGTGGCCGGGTCGGCCTTCTCGGTTTTCGCGTCGCCGGCGGCGGGCGGTTCGGCCTGCTCGACCGGACGGGGCGGCGGCTCATTGCCCCTGGGGTCGGGCAGGGTCAGGCTGAGGCTGTGCCAGCCGATGTCCGGCAGTTTGCTGCGCAACGGGGCGATCGCCCGCGGCCAGTCGGCGCTCTCGCCATCGCCGGGCAGCAGGATCACCACGCCGCTGGGCTCGGCCACGTTGGCCGGTTTCCACAGGGCCAGGAAACTGTCCTCGCCGGCCTTCAATTGCTGCTGTTCCTTCTGCGGCAGCTGGCGTTCGAGGGCGGTGGCGTCCTCCTGGCTGCGCTCCTCCAGGGGCGCGCGCTCCACCGGGGTTTGCGCAGGGGCGGCCCCGTCCTCGCCCGCGGCCGGCGGTTCTTCACCCCAGGCGGCGGCCGGCAGCAACAGGGCGAGGCAAAGGGCGGCGAGTGTCGGGCGGGGGACTCGGAGCATCTGAGGATTCCACGGGGTGGCCATAGGCAGGCAGCCTAATGGCTGGGCCGGTATTTGTCAGGCGCACCTTCGCCTCGGCGGGGCTGCTGGAGTAAGGTACGTCGGCTTCGTTCTCGGCAGCCTGGGCTGTGCGGTGTCTCCTGCATGATTCGTTCGTTGTGTCTCCTCCTTCTCGCCTGCTGCCTCGCCGCCTCCCTGGCCGCAGCCCCCGCGCCCGCGCCCGTCGCGCTGGACCCGGCCCTGCGCCAGTGGCTGGACCAGCACCCCCAGCTGCGCGCCGGTGTCGTCCTGCAGGCGCCCTACGCTCAACTGGACCGGCGCCTGCAGCAGCTGTCCGGGGTCAACGTCGAGCTGCTCGACTGGGTCGCCACGGCGCTCGGCGTGCCCCTGGTCTGGCGCACCTTCGCCGACAACGCCGAGCTGGAGAACGCCCTGCGTACCGGCCAGATCGACCTCGCTCCCGGCCTCAGCCAGACCCCCGCAGGCCTGCGCCTGTGGCTGTTCTCCGATCCCTACATGCGCGTGCCGCAACTGGTGGTGGGCGAGCGGGGCAACGGCGGCGCCGTGGATATCGAGAAGCTCGGCAGCGACGAGCCGGTCGCGGTGCGCTCGCCCAGCGCGGTGGCGGACTACCTGCGCGCCACCTATTCCGGCGTCCTGGTACAGCCGGTCGGCAGTGAGCGCCAGGCCTTGCGCGCGGTGCTGGAACAGCAGGTGAAGTACGCGGTGATCGACGAGGCGCAGCTCAGCCGGCTGTCGCGCGAACAGGAGTTCTCCGGCCTTGCGGTGGTCGGCGACATCGGCTTCCCCCAACTGCTGCGGGTCGCCACGCGGCGCGACTGGCCGCAGCTCTCCACGGCGGTGGACGCCGCCCTGCGCACCATCCCGCCGAAGGACCTGGACCAGCTCCACGAGCGCTGGCTGCAGCCTAAATACCCGCGCATCGGCGAGTCGCCCGGCTTCTGGCAGAACCTCGCCCTGCTCTTCGGCGTGCTGCTGCTCAGCGCGGCGGCGATCATCTACTGGCTGCGTCGCCAGCAGCGTGCGCTGGAGAAGCGCCTGCTCGAGGCGCGCCATGCCATCCAGCTGCGCGAGGCGGCGGAAGAGGCGCTGCGCCTGACCCAGTTCTCCATCGACCACAGCACCGTGGGCATCCTCTGGGTCAACTGGGACAGCCACGTGCGCTATGCCAACCGCGCGGTGGAACAGATGCTGGGCTACGCGGCCGGCGGTCTCACCGATCGCCCCCTGGCGCACATCCAGCCGCAGCTGGACATGGATCGCTGGCTCAGCCTCTGGCGCCGTGCGCGCAACCACGACGAGAGCGCCCAGGCGTTCGAGACCGCCTGCCGTCGCGCCGACGGCAGCGAGATGCCCGCCGACGTGTCGCTCAGCTTCCTGCGCTTCGGCACCTCGGAATACCTGGTGGTGTTCCTCACCGATGTCACCGAGCGGCGCCGTGCCCACGCCGCGCTGGAGGAGAGCGAGGCACGCCTCAAGGGCATCGCCTCCAACGTGCCGGGGCTGGTCTTCCGCCTCGAACGCCCGCGTGCCGGCGAAGATGCTGACTTCGCCTTCATCGGCGCCGGCAGCGAGGCCCTGGTGGGCTATGGCGCCCGTGAGCTGCTGGAGACCGGTCGCGGCATTCGCGGCCTGGTGCACCCGGACGATGGCGACGGCTACTGGGCCAGCCAGATGGCCGCCCTCGATGCCGACCGCGACTGGCACTGGCAGGGCCGCATCCTCACCCGCGACGGCCAGTTGCGCTGGGCCGACATCAAGGCCAGCGCGCGGCTCTTCGAGGACGGTCGGGCCACCTGGGATGGCGTGGTCTGGGACATCACCGACAACAAGCAGACCGAGCTCGAACTGGCCGCCTCCCGCGCCCAGTTGCGTGATCTCTCCGCGCACCTGGAAAGCGTGCGGGAAGAGGAGAAGGCACGTATCGCCCGCGAGGTGCACGACGAACTGGGCCAGGTGCTCACCGTGCTCAAGCTGGAGACCTCCATGTGCGAGCTGGCCTACGGCGAGCTGGACCCCGGCCTCGGCGAGCGGCTGAACAGCATGAAGCGCCTGATCGCCCAGCTGTTCCAGCTGGTGCGCGACGTGGCCACGGCGCTGCGCCCACCGATCCTCGACGCCGGCATCGCCTCGGCCATCGAATGGCAGGCGCGGCGCTTCGAAGCGCGCAGCGGCATTCCCTGCCTGGTGCGGGTGCCGGATTCGCTGCCGCAACTGTCGGATGCCAAGGCCATCGGCCTGTTCCGCATCCTCCAGGAGGCGCTGACCAATGTGCTGCGCCACGCCCGGGCCCACAGCGTCGAGGTGGCGCTGGAGCGCGACGGCGACGACCTGCAATTGATCATCAGCGACGATGGCGCGGGCTTCGACCCGCAGGCCTGCCGCCCCGGCGCCTCGTTCGGCCTGGTGGGCATGCGCGAACGGGTGCTGATGCTGGGCGGCGCGCTGTCGATCGACAGCGCGCCGGGAGAGGGCACCACGCTGGTGGTGCGCATCGCTTTGGACAAGGAGAAGAACGCGTGATCCGAGTACTGGTGGCCGAAGACCACACCATCGTCCGCGAGGGCATCAAGCAGTTGATCGGCCTGGCCAAGGACCTCTGCGTGGTGGGCGAGGCGAGCAACGGCGAGCAGTTGCTCGAAACCCTGCGCCAGACGCCCTGCGAGGTGGTGCTGCTGGATATCTCCATGCCCGGCGTCAACGGCCTTGAGGCCATTCCGCGCATCCGCGCGCTGACCAGCCCGCCGGCGGTGCTGGTGCTCTCGATGCACGACGAGGTGCAGATGGCGGCGCGTGCACTGAAGATCGGCGCCGCCGGCTACGCGACCAAGGACAGCGACCCGGCCCTGTTGCTGACGGCGATCCGCAAGGTCGCCTCCGGCGGGCGCTACATCGACCCGGAGCTGGCCGATCGCATGGTCTTCGAGGTCGGCCTGACCGATTCGCGCCCGCCCCACGCGTTGCTTTCCGAACGTGAATTCTCGGTGTTCGAGCGCCTGGTGAAGGGCGAGGGTGTCAACGAGATCGCCCAGCACCTGGCCGTCAGCGGCAAGACGGTGAGCACCCACAAGGCGCGGCTGATGCAGAAGCTCGGCGCCCATTCGGTGGCCGACCTGGTCAAGTACGCGGTGGAGCACAAGCTGGTCTGAATACCTGATCGGGTCGCTGGGAATTGTAGGGCTCGCCCTACACGCGATCCTCCGACGGCCTTATAGCAATCTCTCATAGCGCCCGATTTGCGTGGCTTGCCGGCTTCTCTAGTCTCTGGGAACGGCATAAACAAAAATCAAAAAGGTGCGGTGATGGCCTCCATTCCGGCGAACGATGTACTGGTCAGCTTCCGTGGCGTGCAGAAGAGCTACGACGGCGAGTCGCTCATCGTCAAAGACCTCAACCTGGACATTCGCAAAGGCGAGTTCCTGACCCTGCTGGGCCCCTCCGGCTCCGGCAAGACCACCAGCCTGATGATGCTCGCCGGGTTCGAGACCCCGACCAATGGCGAGATCCTCCTGGCCGGCCGCTCGATCAACAACGTGCCGCCGCACAAGCGCGACATCGGCATGGTGTTCCAGAACTACGCGCTGTTCCCGCACATGACGGTGGCCGAGAACCTGGCCTTCCCGCTCACCGTGCGCGGCATGAACAAGACCGATATCAGCGAGCGCGTGAAGCGTGCACTGTCCATGGTCCAGCTCGACAGCTTCCGCAACCGCTACCCGGCGCAGCTCTCCGGCGGGCAGCAGCAGCGCGTGGCCCTGGCCCGTGCCCTTGTGTTCGAACCGCAGCTGGTGCTGATGGACGAGCCGCTGGGCGCGCTCGACAAGCAGCTGCGCGAGCACATGCAGATGGAGATCAAGCACATCCACCAGCGCCTGGGCGTGACGGTGGTGTACGTGACCCACGACCAGGGCGAAGCGCTGACCATGTCCGACCGCGTGGCCGTGTTCCACCAGGGCGAGATCCAGCAGATCGCCCCGCCGCGCGAGCTCTACGAGTCCCCCAGCAACACCTTCGTGGCCAACTTCATCGGTGAGAACAACCGGCTCAACGGCCAGTTGGTCAGCCGTGACGGCGAGCGCTGCGTGGTCAGCCTGGCCCGTGGCGAGAAGGTCGAGGCGCTGGCGGTCAACGTCGGCCAGCCGGGCGAGCCGGTGACCCTGTCGATCCGCCCCGAGCGGATACGCCTGAACGGCGGCAGCGAGAGCTGCGCGAACCGTTTCTCCGGCCGCGTCGAGGAGTTCGTCTACCTGGGCGACCACGTGCGCATCCGCATGGAGGTCTGTGGCAAGCCCGACTTCTTCGTCAAGCAACCCATTGCCGAGCTCGACCCCGCATTGGCGGTAGGCGACGTGGTGTCCCTCGGTTGGCAAGTGGAGCACGTGCGCGCACTGGACCCGCTGATAGCGGACTGACGACGCGGCGGCACCCCGGCATTACCCACCCAGCACTATGGAGAAAACAACAATGTCCAAATCCTTGAAGCTCACTGCCCTTGCGTTGGGGCTGGCATGCGCCGCACAGGCCATGGCAGCCGACCTGACCGTCGTTTCATTCGGCGGCGCGAACAAGAACGCCCAGGTGAAGGCGTTCTACGAACCCTTCCAGGCGTCCACCAGCAACAAGATCATCGCCGGCGAGTACAACGGCGAGATGGCCAAGGTGAAAGCCATGGTCGATACCGGCAGCGTTTCCTGGAACCTGGTGGAGGTCGAATCCCCCGAGCTGTCCCGCGGCTGCGACGAGGGCCTGTTCGAGGAGCTGGACCCGGCCCAGTTCGGCAAGGCCGAGGACTTCGTTCCTGGGGCCATCCAGCCCTGCGGCGTCGGCTTCTTCGTCTGGTCCACCGTGCTGGCCTACAACGCCGACAAGCTTAAGACCGCGCCCGCCAGCTGGGCCGATTTCTGGGACACCACCAAGTTCCCGGGCAAGCGCGGCCTGCGCAAGGGCGCCAAGTACACCCTGGAATTCGCCCTGATGGCCGACGGCGTCGCGCCCAAGGACGTCTACACCGTGCTCGCCACCAAGGAAGGCCAGGACCGCGCGTTCAAGAAGCTCGACCAGATCAAGCCGAGCATCCAGTGGTGGGAAGCCGGCGCCCAGCCGCCGCAGTTCCTCGCCTCGGGCGACGTGGTCATGAGCTCCGCCTACAACGGCCGCATCGCCGCCGTGCAGAAGGAGAGCAACCTGAAGGTGGTGTGGACCGGCGGCATCTATGACTTCGACGCCTGGGCCATCCCGAAAGGCGCCAAGGATCAGGAAGCCGCACTGAAGTTCATCGCCTTCTCGGTCAAGCCCGAGCAGCAGAAGATCTACTCCGAGAACATCGCCTACGGTCCGGCCAACAAGCAGGCGGTGCCGCTGCTGGACAAGGGCCTGCTCAAGGACATGCCGACCACGCCTGAGAACATCAAGGACCAGGTCGCCATGAACGTGACCTTCTGGGCCGACTACGGCGAGCAGCTGGAGCAGCGCTTCAACTCCTGGGCCGCCAAGTAACCGGCCACCCAGCACATCCCCTCCTCCTCGCGGGGGAGGGGAGTACCCAGAGATCCACCGGAGTTCGCCATGGCCACCCTCGTCGCCGGCCCGACCCTCAAGCAACGCCTCGCGCGTGCCGAGCGGGTCAACCGCCTGAAGTCCCAGGCCCTGATCCTGCCGCTGCTGCTGTTCCTCCTGCTGACCTTCCTGGTCCCCATCGGCACCCTGCTCTACAAGAGCGTGAGCAACCCCGAGGTGGTCGGCTCGCTGCCGCGTACCGTCGAGGCGATCACCGCCTGGGACGGCAAGGCGCTGCCCGATGAGCCGGCCTACAAGGCCCTGGCCGAGGACCTCGCCGCCGCGCGCAAGAACCAGACCATCGGCGATCTTTCCAAGCGCCTGAACATGGAGCTGGCCGGCTATCGCAGCCTGATGGCCAAGACCGCCCGCGCCTTGCCGTTCAAGGAGACCCCCGCTTCCTACAAGGACGCGATGGAAGGCCTCGACGAGCGCTGGGGCGACCCGGCCTACTGGCAGGCGATCCGCCGCAATGCATCGAGCCTGACCCCCTATTACCTGCTGGCGGCCGTCGACCATCGCATCGACGACCTCGGCGAAGTCGCCCCGGCGACGCCGGACCAGGCCATCTACCTGGACATCTTCACCCGCACCTTCTGGATGGGCGCGGTGATCACCCTGATCTGCCTGGTGCTGGCCTACCCGCTGGCCTACCTGCTGGCCAACCTGCCGACGCGCAAGAGCAACCTGCTGATGATCCTGGTGCTGCTGCCGTTCTGGACCTCGATCCTGGTGCGCGTGGCGGCCTGGATCGTGCTGTTGCAATCCGGTGGCCTGATCAACGGCGCGCTGCTCAAGCTGGGCCTGATCGACCAGCCGCTGCAGCTGGTGTTCAACCGCACCGGCGTGTACGTGGCGATGGTGCACATCATGCTGCCGTTCATGATCCTGCCGATCTACAGCGTGATGAAGGGCATCTCGCCCACCTACATGCGTGCGGCGATCTCCCTCGGCTGCCACCCCTTCGCCAGCTTCTGGCGGGTGTACTTCCCGCAGACCGTGGCCGGTGTCGGCGCGGGCTGCCTGCTGGTGTTCATCCTGTCCATCGGCTACTACATCACCCCGGCGCTGCTGGGCAGCCCGAACGACCAGATGGTCAGCTACTTCGTCGCCTTCTTCACCAACACCACCATCAACTGGGGCATGGCCACGGCCCTGGGCGGCATGCTGCTGCTCGCCACCATGGTGCTCTACGTCGTCTACAGCTGGCTGGTGGGCGCCGGCCGCCTGCGCCTGGGTTGAGGAGATAAGAAATGCTGAGTCCCTACATGTCCCCGGTCGAGCGCCTGTGGTTCTACACCCTGCGCATCCTCTGCGGCCTGGTGCTGCTGTTCCTGATCCTGCCGGTGCTGGTGATCATCCCGCTGTCGTTCAACTCGGGCACCTTCCTGGTCTACCCGCTGCAGGGGTTCTCGCTGCGCTGGTACGCCGACTTCTTCGGTTCCGCCGAGTGGATGCGCGCGCTGACCAACAGCATCATCGTGGCGCCGGCCGCGACCTTGCTGGCGATGGTCTTCGGCACCCTGGCCTCCATCGGCCTGACCCGTGGCGAGTTCCGCGGCAAGGCGCTGGTGATGAGCCTGCTGATCTCGCCGATGGTTGTGCCGGTGGTGATCATCGGCGTCGCCAGCTACCTGTTCTTCGCCCCGCTGGGCCTCGGCAACAGCTACCTGTCGCTGATCCTGGTGCATGCGGTGCTCGGCGTGCCCTTCGTCATCATCACCGTGTCGGCCACCCTGCAGGGCTTCAACCACAACCTGGTGCGCGCCGCCGCCAGCCTGGGCGCGCCGCCGCTGACCGCGTTCTTCCGCGTGACCCTGCCGCTGATCGCGCCGGGGGTGATCTCGGGGGCGCTGTTCGCCTTCGCCACCTCCTTCGACGAAGTGGTGGTGACGCTGTTCCTCGCCGGCCCCGAGCAGGCCACCCTGCCGAGGCAGATGTTCAGCGGCATCCGCGAGAACCTCAGCCCCACCATCGCGGCGGCGGCGACCCTGCTGATCGGTTTCTCCGTGGTGCTGTTGCTGGTGCTGGAATGGCTGCGCGGGCGCAGCGAGAAGCTGCGCACCTCGATGCCGGAATGACCGCCTGATGCGGTGCGAACGGGGAGCTCAGGCTCCCCGTTTGCGTGGTGGCTGATCATCGCTGACGTATGACAAAGCCTTGGAAGCGGACTCAGGCTACAATCCGCGCCACCGTGATTCTGCTCCGAGGTCTGTCATGCAACCCTTCGCCATCGCACCGTCGATCCTTTCCGCCGATTTCGCCCGCCTGGGCGAGGAAGTCGACAACGTGCTCGCCGCTGGCGCCGATATCGTCCACTTCGACGTGATGGACAACCACTACGTGCCCAACCTGACCATCGGCCCGATGGTCTGCTCGGCACTGCGCAAGTACGGCGTCACCGCGCCCATCGACGTGCACCTGATGGTCTCCCCGGTGGATCGCATCATCGGCGACTTCATCGAGGCCGGCGCCACCTACATCACCTTCCACCCGGACGCCTCCCTGCACGTCGACCGCTCGCTGCAGCTGATCCGCGATGGCGGCTGCAAGGCCGGCCTGGTGTTCAACCCGGCAGCGGGCCTGGATGCGCTGAAGTACGTGATGGACAAGGTCGACATGATCCTGCTGATGAGCGTGAACCCCGGCTTCGGCGGGCAGAAGTTCATCCCCGGCACCCTCGACAAGCTGCGTGAGGCGCGTGCGCTGATCGACGCTTCCGGCCGCGACATCCGCCTGGAGATCGACGGCGGCGTCAACGTGAAGAACATCCGCGAGATCGCTGCCGCGGGCGCCGACACCTTCGTCGCCGGCTCGGCCATCTTCAACACGCCGGACTACGCCGAAGTCATCGCCGCCATGCGCGCCGAGCTGGCCCAGGCCTGATGAGCGCCCTGCAGCGGCTGTTCGACGGGCGCCTGCCGCGCCTGGTGATGTTCGACCTGGACGGCACCCTGGTGGACTCGGTCCCCGACCTTGCCGCCGCCATCGACCACATGCTCGTGACCCTCGGCCGACCGGCCGCGGGCATCGAGCGGGTGCGCGAATGGGTCGGCAACGGTGCCCGGGTGCTGGTGCGTCGCGCGCTGGCCGGCGGCCTCGATCATGCTGCCGTGCATGACGAGGATGCCGAGAAGGCGCTGGCGATCTTCATGGAGGCCTATGCCGACAGCCATTCGCTGACGGTGGTCTACCCGGGCGTCGCCGAGACCCTCAAGTGGCTGAAGAAGAAGGGCGTCGAGCTGGCGCTGATCACCAACAAGCCGGAGCGCTTCGTCGCCCCCTTGCTGGACGAGATGAAGCTCGGGCGCTACTTCCCGCTGATCATCGCCGGCGACACCCTGCCCCAGCAGAAGCCGGACCCGGCGGCGCTCCTGCACGTGATGCACATGACCGGCACCAGCCGCAGCGAGTCGTTGTTCATCGGCGACTCGCGCAACGACGTGCTGGCGGCCAAGGCGGCCGGCGTGCAATGCGTGGCGCTGAGCTACGGCTACAACCACGGCCGGCCCATCAGCGAAGAGGAGCCGGCACTGGTGGTGGACGACCTGCGCGAGCTGCTGCCTGGCGGTTGCGCGGCACACGGCGCTGCGCTAATGTCGCCCGACTCCCCAGATCATCTGCCTCACAGAGATAGAAACGTGCTGGTTCCCTGCAAGCGTTGGCTCGAACGAGCCGGAATGAAGATCATCAAGGCCGCGGCCCGTTGGCGCTGGCGCGCCTGATTCGATTCTGGCCGGATACCTGCTCCGGCGCGCTCGCACACCGACGTTTTTCTCCAGGAGCCTCCGGGCTCCTCGCCCACGAGGCTGATCATGACCCGCGATGAATTCCTGCGTTTGGCCGCCCAAGGCTACAACCGCATCCCGCTCGCCTTCGAAACGCTGGCGGATTTCGACACCCCCCTTTCCCTCTACCTGAAGCTGGCCGACACGCCCTTCTCCTACCTGCTCGAATCGGTGCAGGGCGGTGAGAAGTGGGGCCGCTATTCGATCATCGGCCTGCAAAGCCGCACCGTGCTGCGCGCCCACGGCCACCAGGTCAGCGTCAGCGTCGATGGCGAGGTGGTGGAGCGTGAGGAGAGCGAGGACCCGCTGGGCTTCGTCGAGGCCTTCAAGGACCGCTACCAGGTGGCGCCCATCCCCGGGCTGCCGCGCTTCAACGGTGGGCTGGTGGGCTACTTCGGCTATGACTGCGTGCGTTATGTCGAGAAGCGCCTGGCCAACTGCCCGAACCCCGATCCGCTGGGCACCCCGGACATCCTGCTGATGGTTTCCGACGCGGTGGTGGTGTTCGACAACCTGGCGGGCAAGCTGCACGCCATCGTGCTGGTCGACCCGGCCGCGCCCGACGCCTACGAACGTGGGCAGGCCGCGCTGGCCGAGCTGCGCGAGAAGCTGCGCCTGCCGATCACCCCGCGCCTGGGCGTGGACCCGGCGCTGCAGTTGACCGAGGACCTGCCCTACCGCTCCAGCTCGACCCGCGAGGACTACGAGCAGGCGGTGCGCGAGATCAAGGAATACATCCTCGCCGGCGACTGCATGCAGGTGGTGATCTCCCAGCGCATGACCATCGACTTCAAGGCTGCGCCCATCGACCTGTACCGGGCGCTGCGCTGCTTCAACCCGACGCCCTACATGTACTTCTTCAACTTCGGCGACTTCCACGTGGTGGGCAGCTCGCCGGAGGTGCTGGTGCGCGTCGAGGACGGCCTGGTCACCGTGCGCCCGATCGCCGGCACCCGGCCGCGTGGCGCCACCGAGGAGGCCGACCTGGCGCTGGAGGAGGACCTGCTCTCCGACGCCAAGGAGATCGCCGAGCACCTGATGCTCATCGATCTGGGACGCAACGACGTCGGTCGCGTATCCGCAACCGGCTCGGTGAAGGTCACCGAGAAGATGGTGATCGAGCGCTATTCCAACGTGATGCACATCGTCTCCAACGTCACCGGGCAGCTGAAGGAAGGCGTCTCGGCCATGGACGCGCTGCGTGCCATCCTGCCGGCCGGCACCCTCTCCGGGGCGCCGAAGATCCGCGCGATGGAGATCATCGACCAGCTCGAGCCGGTCAAGCGTGGCGTCTACGGCGGTGCCGTGGGCTACCTGGCCTGGAACGGCAACATGGACACCGCCATCGCGATCCGCACGGCGGTCATCAAGGACGGCCAACTGCACGTGCAGGCGGGCGCGGGAATCGTCGCCGACTCGGTCCCGGCACTGGAATGGGAGGAGACGCTGAACAAGCGCCGCGCCATGTTCCGTGCCGTGGCTCTCGCCGAACAGACCGCCAAGACCGACGCCTGAGGATCGCCCCATGTTGCTGATGATCGACAACTACGACTC from Pseudomonas tohonis includes:
- a CDS encoding TerB family tellurite resistance protein, translating into MFWPVTLLGVIAGLFIASIPGALLGGLLGQVVDRRLKLDSWASLRDRLRRSAAVAQEDLLFLMLGRLAKSEGRVLELHIQQARAEMRRLGLDDAGQRRAIAAFTRGKAEQVELRGPLRGLRYQRAQGEALLRSCWQMAAADGRVGQRERELILLWGKWLDWPADQVEALCAGFDVPSGAPVRRGSAYQDALSLLGVNANSEPAAIKRAYRRLISQNHPDKLAGAGASPQRVREATEKTRELHHAYSLIRERHGFR
- a CDS encoding alpha/beta hydrolase family protein; this encodes MLRVPRPTLAALCLALLLPAAAWGEEPPAAGEDGAAPAQTPVERAPLEERSQEDATALERQLPQKEQQQLKAGEDSFLALWKPANVAEPSGVVILLPGDGESADWPRAIAPLRSKLPDIGWHSLSLTLPDPRGNEPPPRPVEQAEPPAAGDAKTEKADPATPPPTPEQAGSAEPSTDPGRPVLSAEEERKAQATRIAARIQAAIVFVNQQSPKTIVLLGHGSGAYWAVQALSDSSSSGIDNLVLVEAEVPPGYGPPLEESAPKLKQAIGDFFYQDKPLDSAAALKRLQASKRDKHPAYVQVGLKSLPNRDADQEQLFRRVRGWLDAHLQAPGKRAPAAAPAPIIPQSPGI
- a CDS encoding PAS domain-containing sensor histidine kinase — its product is MIRSLCLLLLACCLAASLAAAPAPAPVALDPALRQWLDQHPQLRAGVVLQAPYAQLDRRLQQLSGVNVELLDWVATALGVPLVWRTFADNAELENALRTGQIDLAPGLSQTPAGLRLWLFSDPYMRVPQLVVGERGNGGAVDIEKLGSDEPVAVRSPSAVADYLRATYSGVLVQPVGSERQALRAVLEQQVKYAVIDEAQLSRLSREQEFSGLAVVGDIGFPQLLRVATRRDWPQLSTAVDAALRTIPPKDLDQLHERWLQPKYPRIGESPGFWQNLALLFGVLLLSAAAIIYWLRRQQRALEKRLLEARHAIQLREAAEEALRLTQFSIDHSTVGILWVNWDSHVRYANRAVEQMLGYAAGGLTDRPLAHIQPQLDMDRWLSLWRRARNHDESAQAFETACRRADGSEMPADVSLSFLRFGTSEYLVVFLTDVTERRRAHAALEESEARLKGIASNVPGLVFRLERPRAGEDADFAFIGAGSEALVGYGARELLETGRGIRGLVHPDDGDGYWASQMAALDADRDWHWQGRILTRDGQLRWADIKASARLFEDGRATWDGVVWDITDNKQTELELAASRAQLRDLSAHLESVREEEKARIAREVHDELGQVLTVLKLETSMCELAYGELDPGLGERLNSMKRLIAQLFQLVRDVATALRPPILDAGIASAIEWQARRFEARSGIPCLVRVPDSLPQLSDAKAIGLFRILQEALTNVLRHARAHSVEVALERDGDDLQLIISDDGAGFDPQACRPGASFGLVGMRERVLMLGGALSIDSAPGEGTTLVVRIALDKEKNA
- a CDS encoding response regulator transcription factor, coding for MIRVLVAEDHTIVREGIKQLIGLAKDLCVVGEASNGEQLLETLRQTPCEVVLLDISMPGVNGLEAIPRIRALTSPPAVLVLSMHDEVQMAARALKIGAAGYATKDSDPALLLTAIRKVASGGRYIDPELADRMVFEVGLTDSRPPHALLSEREFSVFERLVKGEGVNEIAQHLAVSGKTVSTHKARLMQKLGAHSVADLVKYAVEHKLV
- a CDS encoding ABC transporter ATP-binding protein — translated: MASIPANDVLVSFRGVQKSYDGESLIVKDLNLDIRKGEFLTLLGPSGSGKTTSLMMLAGFETPTNGEILLAGRSINNVPPHKRDIGMVFQNYALFPHMTVAENLAFPLTVRGMNKTDISERVKRALSMVQLDSFRNRYPAQLSGGQQQRVALARALVFEPQLVLMDEPLGALDKQLREHMQMEIKHIHQRLGVTVVYVTHDQGEALTMSDRVAVFHQGEIQQIAPPRELYESPSNTFVANFIGENNRLNGQLVSRDGERCVVSLARGEKVEALAVNVGQPGEPVTLSIRPERIRLNGGSESCANRFSGRVEEFVYLGDHVRIRMEVCGKPDFFVKQPIAELDPALAVGDVVSLGWQVEHVRALDPLIAD
- a CDS encoding ABC transporter substrate-binding protein: MSKSLKLTALALGLACAAQAMAADLTVVSFGGANKNAQVKAFYEPFQASTSNKIIAGEYNGEMAKVKAMVDTGSVSWNLVEVESPELSRGCDEGLFEELDPAQFGKAEDFVPGAIQPCGVGFFVWSTVLAYNADKLKTAPASWADFWDTTKFPGKRGLRKGAKYTLEFALMADGVAPKDVYTVLATKEGQDRAFKKLDQIKPSIQWWEAGAQPPQFLASGDVVMSSAYNGRIAAVQKESNLKVVWTGGIYDFDAWAIPKGAKDQEAALKFIAFSVKPEQQKIYSENIAYGPANKQAVPLLDKGLLKDMPTTPENIKDQVAMNVTFWADYGEQLEQRFNSWAAK
- a CDS encoding ABC transporter permease — translated: MATLVAGPTLKQRLARAERVNRLKSQALILPLLLFLLLTFLVPIGTLLYKSVSNPEVVGSLPRTVEAITAWDGKALPDEPAYKALAEDLAAARKNQTIGDLSKRLNMELAGYRSLMAKTARALPFKETPASYKDAMEGLDERWGDPAYWQAIRRNASSLTPYYLLAAVDHRIDDLGEVAPATPDQAIYLDIFTRTFWMGAVITLICLVLAYPLAYLLANLPTRKSNLLMILVLLPFWTSILVRVAAWIVLLQSGGLINGALLKLGLIDQPLQLVFNRTGVYVAMVHIMLPFMILPIYSVMKGISPTYMRAAISLGCHPFASFWRVYFPQTVAGVGAGCLLVFILSIGYYITPALLGSPNDQMVSYFVAFFTNTTINWGMATALGGMLLLATMVLYVVYSWLVGAGRLRLG